The Bacteroidota bacterium genome contains the following window.
CAGTACCTTCAAACGACCAAAAAAGTGTAAATCAGCATTTTGGAAGGTCAAAAGGATTTTTAATTATCACAGTTCAAGAATCTGAAATCACCGACATTGAGTATCGCGAGAATACTTTTACCGGACATGCAACAAATAATCACAATCATTCGCCTAATCATAGTCATAGTGGCATTATGAACGCATTGTCAGATTGTACAGTAATAATTGCCGGAGGGATGGGTCAGCGTTTGTACGAAGAATTTCAGAGCACTGGAAAAGAGGTTTTTGTTACAAAGCATAAAGTTGCAAGTCAAGCAATTGCAGCATATATTAACAATAGTCTGGACAACAACAAGAACCAATGTTGTCAGCATTGATTTTAAAAAAATATTGGATTATTTTTTAATAATTTCCATAAAATAGCGAAAACCTATTCTATAGTCTGAACCTTCGAATTCTTCAAATTCGTCTTGTGCATCAATTCTAACGTCGAATCCGGTAGAATAAAAACAGCCACCTTTGGTTCTTCCTTTTTCATCGAGCATTTCGGCAACATTACCACTCATATTAAAAAGTCCGAAAGAGTTCGATCCGAATGATCTGACTGGATATGCAAGATCTACTAATTCGTTTTTATTTGAAGAAAATTTCTTTTGAATAATAAGATATTCTCCTGTTGTGAAGTCTCTATGGATAACTTCGTCGCCAATTACAAAATAATTACACATTAGTTCGCCCGAAGAGTTTCGCAAAGAATATGTACCCCAAGGGAAAATAGCTTTTTTATTGTTTCCTCGTGCAGCAATTACCCACTCGTTTTGGGTAGGTAAACGAAATCTTACTTGTTTGAATTTTCTTTTTTCAGCTGAATTATATTTTTCAGTAAGCCAATTACAAAATAGTTTTGCTCCTGATTGAGAAATATTTACAATCGGATATTGCATGAAAAATTGGTGAGAGTGATAGTTTTTTACATAAGGAGCATACTCTTCGCTAAAATTTAACCAATTTGAAGAATCAACTTTTGCGATACCATATTCATCGTATAGTTTTTGTTTCTTTAAATCATTCAAAAATATTGAGTATAATTCATTGGTTGTTTCAAACTTTGAAGCATACAGCTTATTTGAAATTTTAACCAAGGGCTTCTCAAATTTTTTTAAAGGAAAAACACTCTGAATTTGATAATCAGAATTTATAAACATAAAAAATGTTAATACTAAAATTAAATTTTTCAAAAAAGCATTATTTAATATCCTCATATTCAGCACATTAAAAACATTACATTTGAACTATTACAAATTTCCTCAAAAAAAATAAAATTACATTTTATTAATTTGATTTCCAAACTATAACTATAATAATTGTTTTGAAACAAAATTTTAGAGAATTTAACATATATGTAAAGCAATGAAAAGCATGAATTAATAGATTGTTAAAAAAATATTGCTTAGTTTGCATTTTCATTGAATAGAGCTGAAAATAAAGAAATTAGAATTTTAACATAGTAAATATGAACAATACAAAATCATTCAGGATTGTTTTTATGGGAACACCTGACTTTGCTGTCGAATCATTAAAAAGTTTGATTGATTTCGGTTTCAACATTGTAGGAGTTGTGTCGAATGTTGACAAACCATCCGGAAGAGGTCAAAAAACTCGTAGATCGGCAGTGTCAGAATTTGCAATTGCCAATGAATTAAAGCTTTTTCAGCCACCAAATTTAAAAGATGAACAATTTATAAAACAATTATCAAATTTAGAGGCAGATTTGTTTGTGGTTATTGCCTTCAGGATGCTACCTGCCGTAGTTTGGAAGATTCCAAAATCGGGGACAATTAATCTTCACGCCTCTCTCCTACCTAATTATCGTGGCGCTGCTCCAATTAATTGGGCAATTATTAATGGCGAAAAAGAAACCGGAATTACTACTTTTTTTATAAATGAAGAAATCGACAAAGGAAGCATCATTTTTCAAGAAAAAATTACAATCGAACCGGCAGATAATGCCGGAACATTGCACGATAAACTTATGATTTCTGGTGCTGAGCTGATACGAAAAACTGTTGATAGTATTTACGAAAATTCAAACCCAAATATTCATCAATCGAAACTTACTGATGGTAATAAAACCTTGAAAGCAGCACCAAAAATTTTCAAAGAAGACTGCAAAATAAATTGGGAAGCAGATATTTATTTAATTCAAAATTTTATTCGTGGTTTGTGTCCTTTTCCTGCGGCTTGGACTGAGGTCATTGACCAAAACAAGCTAATATTCTCTCTAAAGATTTTTGTTTCTGAAATGATTGTAGAAAAACATGAATATATGAATAAAACTACTATTTCTGATGGTAAAAAATATTTAAAAATTGCCGTAAATAGAGGTTTTATTTCTATAATTGAATTACAAATTGCAGGAAAAAAGAGGATGAAAATCGAGGATTTTCTGAGAGGATTTAAAAAAGAAATTAAAATATTATAAACTCAACTTTCTGAGCACTTGTAACATTTTGATAATCAGCTATATTAATTTTTGATACATTTAACAATAAGAGAGTTGCGAATTCCATTTTTCATCTATACTCAGAACAACTGACCCAAATCTAATTTCGTAATTTCAATTAGTCAATGGATTTTTCTAATAAGTTTGAACAAACTACAGAAGCCATAAAATCAGATATAGAACATTTGTGAAAAATTGGTAGATTCAATATATTTTTCAAATTTTAATTACTTCCATATAAAGCAGAAATTCCCTCAAATAAAATTCATGCTAAGATAAGTTATAGAATTTCTATAATAGAAATACATTTTTCCTTTCAAGGCAAATTACATTTGTAAGATATTTACAAACATAAACCAACATCTGTAAACTATAATTAAATTCACTTATGTAAATTTTGAGAAGGTTACAATTGTAAACTAAGCAATAATTTACATATCTGAATTTTGAAATAAATCTTATAATATACAACCAACCAGACATTAAAATATTATCATTTAAATAAATATATTAATGAATGTTGAACTTATGTAATAAACAGCTTTAAATGTGTAAATAATGAACAATAATATTAATATAATCTATTTATATTCAGCATTATAAATATAATAAGTTAAATTAAATGTTTAATTCGGCTAATATTATACAAAAAATTGCCTCATAAACATATGTAATAATTATACATTTTAATTTATATATTTATAATTCAACAAAATAGCTTACCTAATAAGTTTTATAATTACATAAACTAATGAAATTTTCCTATGCCCTACTCAGCTATATTTTTTAATTAGGATAATTATTGATTATTTGCGAATTACATATGTAAACTTAAAAGTATTTAATATTAGTTACATTTGTAAGCAAAACATATGTTACATTTGTAAGCAAAAATTTTATGCTATGAAAAGCAGAATTGAAAGGTTTATTAGAGAAAATAACATTACTTCGGCAAAGTTAGCCGACTCAATAAATGTAAATAGGGCAAGTATTTCTCATATCCTATCGGGGAGAAATTTGCCCAGTTTCGATTTTATATCAAAATTTCTTAAACGCTATAATGAAATTGATGCTAATTGGCTAATGATAGGCAAAGGTGAAATGTACAAAAACCAAATCTCGAATACAATTCCATTTAGAAACATTGACGAACTTGATAAATCTGTAGAGGCTAAGCAAAAGTTGAATTTGACTAAGCCCACTCCTATTGTTGAAAATGAGTTAATTAGCAATGAAACTATCGATACTAAAAAGCAAACTAAAGTTGAAAAAGTTTTGATTTTCTATTCTGATAATAGAATTGAGGAGTTTAACTCTTTAAGCTGATTACACGTTTTTGAGCATTACATCAAGCAAAAAAAAGGGGAAATAAGCATAAATGCCCATTTCCCCTCAATTTGTTTGGCTTGCTTTTGATTATTTCAAAGCCTCTAATTTAGCCTTCATTTCTTTAGATTTTTCATACATACTCAATCGGGCATATACTTCAACTAAACTTACGATTGTATTATAATCTTCCGAGTCTATTTCGTGAGCTTTTTCGAAATATGGTTGTGATTTTGCAAAAAATGCTTTTGCATCAGCTTTTGCTTTATCATATTTTTTCTGTTGGTCTGGCGGAATATCATTCAAAGTATTGAAAAGATTCACAGCATCATTGTAATAAATAGCACCAAGATTGTAATGTGAACTTAAATCATTAGGATTGATTTCAATTGCGTTTGAATATGACATTATTGCACTATCGACATACCCCTTCTTTTCGTAAGTAGCTCCCAAACTGTAAAGATAACTTGAATTGTTTGGTGTTCTTGCAATGGCAATTTTTAGGTAATTCAAAGCATCATCGGTTTTTTTAGCATCAATAAAGTAATTAATAAGCTCTACCACAAGATGTTCGCTTGCATCCGGATAAGTTTCTATTCCTTTGTTCAAATACTCCAGATACTTTGCAGTGTCGCCAAGGTTTTTATAATTATTTGCATATGATTTATATATATTTGCTTTATCAAAGTCTGCTTTCCCGTATTCCAATTTTATTGACTGTGCAAAATACTCATTCGATGTTTCATAGTCTTTAACTTTTTGTGCAGCGAGAGCAGTATAATAGAATATTGTTGTATCCATTTTACCAGTTGCTGAAGATAAAAATAGTGATGTTTCGAAAGATTTAACTGCTTTATCATTTTCTTTTGGGTCTGCACTTTGAAATTCAGCTACTCCTTTGTTTACATACGAATTAGCGAGATTTGGGAAACGATTCATAAATATATCTGCAAATATTTGTGGATTGTCATATTTGGTTTTTCTGTTGTTTAGAAGCATACCGAATGCCTTCATATCGGTTTCGTTATTTACGATATCTAATGTATGCCATTTTGGATCTTTAAAATTCAAAACCATAGCTTTAATGTAAGAATCAAAAGCAAAATCTAATGGATTCTCTGATAGACTACAGAATTTTTCATTTTTCTTGTACATACAGCTATCGCTAATTGCTTGATAAACATTTCCGCAATACCACCAGGTTTTAGCTTTATTAATAGTTTTTGGGTGCACAATTGCTTTGTCAATTGCTTCCTTTGCTTTTTCCACTTGACCATACTTTAAGTAGTTGTATGCACTTACTACCTTTGGATTTTGTGCAGAAACAATACTTGTTGTTAAAGCAATAATCATAAATAATACGAGCTTTTTCATAAAAAACATTTTAATAATTAGAAATAAGTTTTTTGATTTATTTTTAGTTTGACTTATTAAAGTTATTCATCGCTTGATTCGGAAGTGAGATTTTCGTTTTCTAAAGATGAGCTATCAATGTTACTTTCAGTAGATGCATCTTCAGATAATGAAATGTCGCTATCAACTTCCTGATTTTCAACAATTGTATTTTCAACTACAGCAACAGCAGCAATAGAATCGCCTTCTCGTAAATTTATGAGTTTCACTCCTTGCGTTGCTCTACCCATAACTCTCAGATTGTCAATAGAAAGCCGAATAGTTATTCCCGATTTATTTATGATCATCAGGTCGTTTTTATCGGAGACACCTTTTATTGCAATCAGATTTCCGGTTTTTTCTGTAACATTAATAGTTTTTACTCCTTTTCCACCTCTATTTGTGATTCTATAATCACTTATTTTCGAGCGTTTTCCGAAGCCATTTTCTGAAACTACCAAAACACCTTGATCTGCATCGATATCGGCACAAACCATTCCAATTACTTCATCTGTTTCGCCTGCAAGTGTTATTCCTTTTACTCCTTGTGAATTTCTACCAATTGCTCTCACTATACTTTCGTTGAAGCGAATTGCCCTTCCGGATTTTATTGCCAACATTATTTCTTGATTCGAATTGGTAAGTTTGGCTTCAATCAATCGGTCGTTGTCTTTAATGTTTATTGCAATAATTCCGTTTTGACGTGGACGGGAATATGCTTCAAGTGTGGTCTTTTTAATTACTCCTTTTTTGGTACAAAGAACAATATTGTTGTTGTTGATATATTCTGTGTCGTTAAGATTTTTTACATTAATAAATGTCCTGACTGTGTCGTCGCTGCTAATATTTAAAATATTCTGAATAGCTCGCCCTTTAGAGGTTTTAGTACCTTCCGGAATTTCGTAAACCTTAAGCCAAAAACATTTTCCGCTATCAGTAAAAAACAGAATTGTGTTATGATTTGTGGCAATAAACATATTTTCCAAAAAGTCTTCGCCACGAGTATTACTTGCTTTTGCTCCAACTCCACCTCGGTTTTGTGTTCTGAATTCTGATAATAATGTACGTTTTATGTATCCCATATGAGAAATTGTAACAACCATTTCGTCATCAGAATAATAGTCCTCAGGATTAATATCCTCAGATGCATAAATTATTTCAGTCCTTCTTTTGTCATTATATTTTTCCTTAATTTCAAGAAGTTCTGTTTTGATAATGTTCATTTGTATAGACTCATCTGCCAAAATTTCTTTCAATCCGGCAATCAATTTCATTATCTCATCGTATTCTTGTTTAATTTTATCTCTTTCTAAACCTGTGAGTTTTTGTAGTCTCAAATCAAGAATGGCACGAGCCTGAGCTTCTGTCAATTCAAAATTGTTCATCAAGCCAATTCGTGCTTCTTCAGGTGTTTTCGATGAGCGAATCAAATTAATTACAGCATCAAGATTATCAAGAGCAATAAGAAGTCCTTCGAGAATATGTGCCTTTTTTTCGGCAGCATCTAATTCAAATTGAGTTCTTCGTACAATTACTTCGTGCCTATGATTTACAAAATGTGTAATTATTTCTTTCAGATTCAGTAATTTAGGTCTTCCGTTAACTAAGGCTATATTGTTTACACTGAAAGATGTTTGAAGTTGAGTATATTTGAAAAGTTTTGCTAAAACAACGTTTGAAATAGCATCTTTTTTCAAATCAATAATGATTCTCATTCCTTTTCTATCCGATTCATCGTTTGCATATGAGATACCATCAATTTTTTTCTCATTGACTAATTCGCCAATTTTTTTAATTAATTCAGCCTTGTTGACCAGATATGGAATTTCAGTTACAACTATTCTCTCTCTCCCCAACTTTGTTATTTCAATTTCTGTTTTCGATCGTAGAACAATTCTTCCTCGTCCGGTGTGATATGCGTCTATAACACCTTGATAACCATAAATAGTACCACCTGTTGGAAAATCGGGAGCTACAATTTTTTCAATCAAGCTATCTATATCTATATCTCTGTTATCAATATATGTAACAATAGCATCTATAGCATTTCCAATATTATGTGGTGGAAGATTTGTTGCCATTCCTACTGCAATTCCTGATGCACCATTTATTAAAAGTGTTGGAACTTTTGTAGGCAAAACAGTTGGCTCTTCCATCGAATCATCGAAATTTAGTCGAAAATCAACTGTGTTTTTATCAAGATCGACTAATGTATCTTCAGCAATTTTTTGTAGTCGGGCTTCTGTATATCTCATTGCAGCCGGACTATCGTTGTCTATTGAACCAAAATTTCCTTGCCCGTCAACCAATGGATATCTCAACGACCATGTTTGAGCCATACGAACCATTGCTTCATATACGGATGAATCGCCGTGTGGGTGATATTTTCCAAGAACCTCTCCAACTATTCTGGCTGATTTTTTATAAGGTTTATTCGCATATAAACTCAATTCGTTCATCCCAAACAAAACTCTTCTATGAACAGGTTTCATCCCATCTCGTACATCAGGCAATGCACGCGAAACTATAACAGACATTGAATAATCAATGTATGCTGTTTTCATTTCTTCCTCAATGTTTATCCTGACTATTCGTTCCTCTTCTTGCATAGTTTAACAATTATATAATTTTATGTAAATTGCTATGATTCATACTTTTACAAAACAACATTATTTCAATTTACTAAAATGCAAAAGTAATTAAATATCAGTAAGAATTACTTGTATTTTTACATTTTTTTTTACGATGCTTTTTAGTATTTCTATTTCGTAATTTCCGTTTGCAGAATTTCTTATTTTTTAATAGATAAAACTATATTTTGCTTTTAATCATATATTAGGGCTAAATCTTTTTTTGAGGTGCTGGAGAGAAATGTTTTGGTGATAGCTATCTGTACGCTAAAATGCAAAATTGCATTATCATAGGCAGTTCTTCGAAAACCTTAGGAAACAAACTCTTCAAAAGTTTCATGAAAATAGCCTTTTTTGCCATCTAAAGGTAAATTGAATTTGTAAAAGGCTAAAAGTCCGATTTGCATTTTTACATGTTATTACGTACTGAATATTAACAATTTAGATTAATTTTATTTTCTTTCTCTTGATAAAAAGAAACAAAAATCAAGACAAAAGTAAATGATAGGACAATAAACTGAACATGATATTTCATAATTATAGGATGAAAGTTATTTTCCAGCACCTCAAAAAAAGATTTAGCCAATTTTTAACTAAAAATCTAACTACTGAAAAAAACTTGTATTTTTGCACAGAATATTTAATATGAAATAGAGTTTCATAGTAAATTTATAATGAAAGTAAGGTATTATTAATTATATTTATATGGATGCAAAATTCTCACCTAAGGTTAAAAAAATTTTAGGATTTAGCAAGGAGGAGGCAATTAGGTTAGGAACCGATTTTATTGGCACAGAGCATCTTTTTCTGGGTATTCTAAGAGAAGGAAAAGGACTTGCAATTGAAATAATGGAATATTTAGGTACTGACATTAAGAAAGTTAGAAGAGAAATAGAAAAAAATATCAGGAGGAAGGATGTTGTAATTAGCGAAAATAGAGATAATATTCCTTTGAAAAAATCAGCCGAGAGAGTATTGAAAATAGTTTATTTAGAAGCAAGAAGATTGAATCAGTCAGAAATCAATTCGGCACACATATTATTAGCAATTATTAGAAACGAAAACGAAATGGTAACAGAAATATTAAGCAAAAACAAATTGAATTACGATGCTGTGAAAGATTTTATGTCTAATCCTCAGGCTTCGTCGAATATTGAAGACGACAGCCCAGAGAGAAAAGACAAAGAGGGAAGCGACGATTCTAAAAAACAAAAATCACAAAACAAAGCAGAAACTCCGGTCTTAGACAATTTTGGAATAGATATTACACAGGCCGCCATCGAAAACAGATTAGATCCTATAGTAGGCAGAGATATTGAAATTGAACGTTTAGCTCAGATTTTATGTCGAAGAAAAAAGAATAATCCTGTTTTGATAGGCGAACCGGGAGTTGGAAAATCGGCGATAGCCGAAGGATTAGCAATTCGAATTATTAAGAAAAAAGTTTCAAGAATTTTGTTCGGGAAACGTGTGATTACATTAGATTTGGCATCGATAGTAGCAGGGACAAAATATCGCGGACAATTCGAAGAACGTATGAAAGCCATCTTAAATGAATTGTCTAAAACTTCGAATATTATTTTATTCATTGACGAAATTCACACAATAGTTGGAGCCGGTGGTGCTTCGGGTTCCCTTGATGCTGCAAATATGTTAAAACCAGCTCTGGCTCGTGGCGAAATTCAATGTATTGGAGCAACAACTTTAAATGAATACAGGCAATATATTGAGAAAGACGGAGCACTCGAAAGACGTTTCCAGAAAATAATTGTTGAACCTACCTCAAGAGACGAATCTATTGAAATTCTTCAAAATATTAAAGATAGATACGAAGATCATCACAATGTAATTTATACTGACGAGGCGCTAAAAGCCTGCGTTGACCTTACAATGAGATATGTGAGCGACCGTCATTTGCCCGATAAGGCAATTGATGCTTTAGACGAAGCCGGATCAAGGGTTCATATCACAAACGTAAATGTTCCAAAAAAACTTGAAGAATTAGAAAAACACATCGAGCAAGTTAAAATAGACAAAATTGCAGCAGTGAAAAAGCAAAATTTTGAGTTGGCTGCGAGTTTCCGCGATCAAGAAAAAGACAGCATTGCTGAACTTGACAGAGAAAAGGAAAATTGGAAAGAGGAATTGTCTAAAAATAAAGAGACCGTCGATGAAGAAAAAATTGCAGAAGTTATAGCAATGATGACTGGTGTTCCGGTTCAGAGAATTGCACAGGCCGAAGGTTCGCGACTTTTGAAAATGGATGATGAAATAAAATCAGAAGTAATTGGACAAAACGAAGCTATTAGTAAAATTACAAAAGCCATTCAGAGAAATCGTGCCGGATTGAAAGACCCAAATAAGCCTATTGGCACTTTCGTTTTTTTAGGACCAACCGGTGTAGGAAAAACCCATCTTGCCAAAATATTGTCGCAATATTTATTCGATTCTAAAGATTCTCTTATCAGAATTGATATGAGCGAATATATGGAAAAATTCTCGGTTTCACGTTTGGTTGGGGCTCCTCCGGGCTATATAGGATACGAAGAAGGAGGACAATTGACTGAGAAAATTCGTCGAAAACCATATTCAATTGTTTTGTTAGACGAAATTGAAAAAGCTCATCCCGATGTATTTCATCTCTTACTTCAAGTTCTCGACGAAGGTCAACTTACTGATAGCTTGGGTCGTAAAGTCGATTTCAAAAATACAATTATTATAATGACTTCAAATATTGGTTCACGAGAATTGAAAGATTTTGGACGAGGTGTTGGATATGCCTTCAAAACTGACGAACCTGATGATGTGCATGCGAAGAGTGTTATTCAAAAAGCATTGAAAAAAGCCTTTGCTCCTGAATTTCTAAATAGAATTGATGATGTAATTATTTTTAATTCGCTCGAAAGAAAACATATTCATCAAATTATTGATATTGAATTGAAGGGATTATTTGATAGAATAGAAATGCTGGGCTACAAAATGAAAATTTCGCCTGCTGCAAAAGATTTCCTTTCTGAAAAAGGTTATGATAGCAAATTTGGTGCTCGTCCGCTGAAAAGGGCAATACAAAAGCATATTGAAGATCCAATGGCTGAAATTATTATTCAGGCTCAATTGAAAGAAGGCGCAGCAATATCAGTTGGTTTCAGCAAAAAGAAAGAAGAACTTAAAATAAGAATTGTGAAATAAAACCTTATAAATTTGAAATTTGAGATGAGAGTTTAGCTCAGAATCTTTTTCACAGTTTCTATTCCTAAAATGTTTTTGATAACCAAAAAATAAAGTATGGAAAAGCAAATCGAAGTAAATGAAAAACTCGTTGCATACTGCGGGCTTTATTGTGCTGAATGCAAAAAACATAAAAAAGGTAGTTGCCCGGGCTGTCATGACAATGAAAAAGCATCCTGGTGTAAAGTCAGAAAATGTTGCATAGAAAACAACTATGAAAGTTGCGCAGACTGTAAACTTATGCCCATTGAAGAATGTAAATATTACAACAATTTTATGTCGAAAGTATTTGGGTATATTTTTAATTCTGATAGAAAAGCTTGCATCAACAGAATTAAAGAAATTGGACATGAAGGATTTGCAAATGAAATGACAGAGAAAAAACAAATGAGCATTAAACGTAAGTAAATGATTTTATTAGAAAACGCCATAGATTTCCTGATTTTTCATACTTAACAAAGCTTTATTAATTCAGCTATGGCAAAATTGTTTACAAGTATTTTAGACCTGACAACGGTCAGGAATTTCTCAAAAAGATTAGCACTAATTTTAAAGATAAATAAAACCCAAATTGAAAAAAATGAAACAATTATTTTTCGTAGCAATATTGCTAAGTATGCTTTGTATTTCTTGTTTTAAAGATTGTAAAAAAAATAATGAAGGCTCAGTTTTAATAAACAATGCAACAAAAGATTCGCTCCAAATAAGCATCAACAACGATACTCTGAATTATATTTTTATGGGCGGCTATAAAGATAAAACCGTTGATTTATTAGAAGGAACCCATGATATTAAAGTTAATCAAAAAAGCGGAATTGTTGGCAATCCTAATTTTTGGCATTTCATTATAGATTTAAACGAGTGCCAAACAAAAACCATTACTGTCGATTAAGATGTTGAAAACCAATCAGATAAACAATATTTAGTCTATTCAATATTAATTCTCAGTATAAAATAGATGAAACTCTCAGAAAACATTAAAAAATTATTAGATAAAATTGCAGAGATTTCAGGCTATATTTGGGAAAGATCATGGGCATAAAAAAATGCAGGAAACAATTTTCAACATCCCGGAGAGCAAACTTATTGATAATAAAAACTTTAATAAAATATATCCTTTTCTTGCAAACAATAATTTTTTAATTTCTGCTGCTAATTCCAGAATGTGAGATAGTACCAAATTGCCAAGAGAAAATATTTGTTTGTTGCAAATCGATGAATTTGGAAAAAGCTACAAAAGCTACAAACTATCTGATAATCAAGGCAACATCTCTCCTGCTTCTGAATTACCGACTCACTTGTCTATTCATAATATGCTTGCAAAGACTAACTCCAAAGAGAAAGTTGTAATACATGCTCATCCCAACGAGTTAATTGCGCTTACACAATCTGCTGATTTTCACGATGAAAAAAAATTAAATAATATCTTTTTAAATATTCATCCTGAGCAAACTATTTTGTAAAAAACGGTTTTGGTTTTGTTCCATATATGAGACCCGGAAGCGAAAAATTGGCTGAAAAAATAGCTAATCAATTATATTTTCACGATCTTGTATTCTAGGAAAAACATGCTTGTATTTCTGTTGGAGAAAATTTGGATGATTCCTTCGATCTTATTGATATAACAGCAAAGTTAGCGAAAATATTTCTTTTATATAGAAATTCCGAAATTGATAAAAAACTCTGAGTATAGTTTAAAAAAGTTGTAAATTTACTTTGGTCTCGGCTTAGAATTTTATCGTTACTTTTGTACAGTTAATTGCTTCGCAATGAAAAAATGTGCTTGATTCAAGCAGTCCAATTTAGAGCCACTTTATACAAAAAACTACAAAACTAAAATAGAATTAGTTACATAAATTTTTAAAATATTAATAATTGTTTCAATAATCAAATAGTATTAATATATTTGTAGAAATAATAAATTAAATTAAGAAGTATGAAAAGGTTTTTATTTTTTTCACTGATAGGTTTCTTTGCAATTGTATTGAACCAAAATGTACATTCCAATGTTTTGTGGACTAACGATTTCTCAAACAGTTCAGATTGGATAATTTCAAACGAAACAAACGACAATCAGAATTGGGTAATTACAAACAACAGCGCTGTTCCGAATATTACTCTTCCCTTCTATTCATCAACATATTCAAATGGTTTTGCTTTGTTCGATTCCGATGGTGTTGGATCCAATGGAGGTACTCAAGATGCAAGTATTACTATTTCCAATTCTATTGATTTCTCTGGCTATACGAATATAGTCTTATCTTGCGAACAAATTTTCAGAAGATATCAAGGTTTTGAAAGTACATATATAGGCATTAGTACAGACGGTATTAATTGGTCATACATTGAAGTAAACACAAATGTTGGAAATGGAGC
Protein-coding sequences here:
- a CDS encoding ATP-dependent Clp protease ATP-binding subunit, which gives rise to MDAKFSPKVKKILGFSKEEAIRLGTDFIGTEHLFLGILREGKGLAIEIMEYLGTDIKKVRREIEKNIRRKDVVISENRDNIPLKKSAERVLKIVYLEARRLNQSEINSAHILLAIIRNENEMVTEILSKNKLNYDAVKDFMSNPQASSNIEDDSPERKDKEGSDDSKKQKSQNKAETPVLDNFGIDITQAAIENRLDPIVGRDIEIERLAQILCRRKKNNPVLIGEPGVGKSAIAEGLAIRIIKKKVSRILFGKRVITLDLASIVAGTKYRGQFEERMKAILNELSKTSNIILFIDEIHTIVGAGGASGSLDAANMLKPALARGEIQCIGATTLNEYRQYIEKDGALERRFQKIIVEPTSRDESIEILQNIKDRYEDHHNVIYTDEALKACVDLTMRYVSDRHLPDKAIDALDEAGSRVHITNVNVPKKLEELEKHIEQVKIDKIAAVKKQNFELAASFRDQEKDSIAELDREKENWKEELSKNKETVDEEKIAEVIAMMTGVPVQRIAQAEGSRLLKMDDEIKSEVIGQNEAISKITKAIQRNRAGLKDPNKPIGTFVFLGPTGVGKTHLAKILSQYLFDSKDSLIRIDMSEYMEKFSVSRLVGAPPGYIGYEEGGQLTEKIRRKPYSIVLLDEIEKAHPDVFHLLLQVLDEGQLTDSLGRKVDFKNTIIIMTSNIGSRELKDFGRGVGYAFKTDEPDDVHAKSVIQKALKKAFAPEFLNRIDDVIIFNSLERKHIHQIIDIELKGLFDRIEMLGYKMKISPAAKDFLSEKGYDSKFGARPLKRAIQKHIEDPMAEIIIQAQLKEGAAISVGFSKKKEELKIRIVK
- a CDS encoding DUF3795 domain-containing protein; this translates as MEKQIEVNEKLVAYCGLYCAECKKHKKGSCPGCHDNEKASWCKVRKCCIENNYESCADCKLMPIEECKYYNNFMSKVFGYIFNSDRKACINRIKEIGHEGFANEMTEKKQMSIKRK